The following are encoded together in the Rhabdothermincola salaria genome:
- the trmD gene encoding tRNA (guanosine(37)-N1)-methyltransferase TrmD — protein MADACRVDVFTIFPEMVEAFAAESLLGRARARGLLDVRTHDLREHTTDVHRTVDDTPFGGGAGMVLRPEPIFASVEAVDPPRPLFLLGPGGRRLDQPLAAELAASGGFSLLCGRYEGVDDRVRTHLCDGELSIGDYVLGGGEVAAMVVLEAVGRLVPGVMGNAASGGDESFSDGLLEYPQFTKPAVFRDLGVPAVLRSGDHARVARWRRAASLARTLEHRPDLIAARGGLTDDEAALLEWFRHESEASPGEP, from the coding sequence ATGGCCGACGCCTGCCGGGTCGACGTGTTCACGATCTTCCCCGAGATGGTCGAGGCCTTCGCGGCCGAGAGCCTGCTCGGCCGGGCCCGGGCGCGGGGGCTGCTCGACGTGCGCACCCACGACCTGCGCGAGCACACGACCGACGTGCACCGCACCGTCGACGACACCCCGTTCGGGGGTGGGGCCGGCATGGTGCTGCGCCCCGAGCCGATCTTCGCCTCGGTCGAAGCCGTCGACCCGCCCCGGCCCCTGTTCCTCCTCGGCCCCGGGGGCCGACGTCTCGACCAGCCCCTCGCGGCGGAGCTGGCGGCCTCGGGCGGGTTCTCGCTGCTGTGCGGCCGCTACGAGGGCGTCGACGACCGGGTGCGCACCCACCTCTGCGACGGCGAGCTGTCCATCGGCGACTACGTCCTCGGGGGCGGCGAGGTGGCGGCCATGGTGGTGCTCGAGGCGGTCGGCCGGCTGGTGCCCGGGGTCATGGGCAACGCTGCCTCCGGGGGCGACGAGTCGTTCAGCGACGGCTTGCTCGAGTATCCGCAGTTCACCAAGCCCGCCGTCTTCCGTGATCTGGGGGTCCCCGCCGTGCTGCGCTCGGGCGATCACGCCAGGGTCGCCCGCTGGCGTCGGGCCGCCTCGCTGGCGCGGACCCTCGAGCACCGACCCGACCTCATCGCGGCCCGCGGCGGCCTCACCGACGACGAGGCCGCCCTGCTCGAGTGGTTCCGCCACGAGTCCGAGGCCTCGCCGGGCGAGCCGTGA